One window from the genome of Streptococcus salivarius encodes:
- a CDS encoding YoaK family protein produces MFRMKKRSYRVFEGLRVATLVSYIGGFIDAYTYNTQDGRFASIQTGNLLYLVIHLVEGHIARAFSYVIPIFFFVLGQFFVFFVKKWLINHKWGWHLQAIRLALLLMTILAIITPYVDSTITIAGLAFFASLQVGIFKRVRGVNYASFMMTGNITNTSLTIARAIDEGDAKVLKQASYTTVIIFTFMVGVAASTWFAQYLHEYSLYTTLLPLFVLNYFLFIEAKEKRN; encoded by the coding sequence ATGTTCAGAATGAAAAAACGCTCCTATCGTGTTTTTGAAGGATTACGAGTAGCAACTCTAGTTAGTTATATAGGAGGCTTCATTGATGCCTATACTTACAATACTCAAGACGGTCGATTTGCAAGTATCCAGACAGGCAATCTCCTCTATTTGGTCATTCACCTTGTTGAGGGGCATATTGCAAGAGCTTTTAGCTATGTAATACCTATTTTTTTCTTTGTTTTAGGTCAGTTTTTTGTTTTTTTTGTTAAGAAGTGGCTCATTAACCATAAGTGGGGATGGCATTTGCAAGCGATTAGACTTGCCCTTCTCTTGATGACTATTCTTGCAATTATTACACCATACGTTGATTCTACTATTACGATTGCAGGCTTGGCATTCTTCGCCTCTCTTCAAGTAGGTATTTTTAAGCGAGTCAGAGGTGTAAATTATGCTTCCTTTATGATGACTGGTAATATTACTAATACTTCTTTAACCATTGCTAGGGCTATTGACGAGGGTGATGCCAAAGTGCTTAAACAAGCTTCTTATACAACTGTTATCATCTTTACATTTATGGTAGGAGTCGCAGCCTCAACTTGGTTTGCTCAATATTTACATGAATACAGCCTATATACGACTTTGCTTCCCTTGTTTGTTTTAAATTATTTCTTATTTATCGAGGCAAAAGAAAAACGCAACTAG